In a single window of the Micromonospora sp. WMMD1155 genome:
- a CDS encoding anibiotic ABC transporter yields MSALTGTALLARLVLRRDRIRLAIWVLGTPLLGYALAGSVAGIYPDQAARQGYATTSASSLVARAFNGPIAGTDLGAVVVAETYVTLALIVALLSTFAVTRHTRQNEETGRAELLGASVVGRYAPLTAALLVIVAANVCAAALLALALIGAGLPLAGSVAAAAAIGGVGVAFTAIAAVTAQLSVTSRGANALAAATVGLSFVLRAAGDVLGQQSADGTRVQSAWPSWISPLGWGNQVRAFGGERWWVLALPVALLLAGVAVAYALAERRDQGAGLIAPRRGPANGAPRLLSPAGLAWRMQRGTLLGWAVGVAVLGFSMGIAGDEFNAMIDQNPAAAEAISAMGGGSVLVDAYLAAMLGLFALTIGAYVVQALLRVRGDEADGVLEAALATAVSRTRWLGTQVLAATLGAVALLLLAGLTTGLGYGLVTGDPLGEALELGGAALLRLPALLVVAGVVTTVFGLLPRWSVVLSWTILLVFLLLGQLGAVLKLPQAALDLSPYTHVPSVPAVDPAALPLVVLTAVAAALLAVGVTAFRARDVPS; encoded by the coding sequence CCATCTGGGTCCTCGGCACGCCGCTGCTCGGCTACGCCCTCGCCGGTAGCGTCGCCGGCATCTACCCCGACCAGGCGGCCCGCCAGGGCTACGCCACCACGTCGGCGTCCAGCCTCGTCGCCCGGGCGTTCAACGGTCCGATCGCCGGCACCGACCTCGGTGCCGTGGTGGTCGCCGAGACGTACGTGACGCTGGCCCTGATCGTCGCCCTGCTGAGCACCTTCGCGGTGACTCGGCACACCCGGCAGAACGAGGAGACCGGCCGGGCGGAGTTGCTCGGGGCCTCCGTCGTCGGCCGGTACGCGCCGCTGACCGCCGCGCTGCTCGTCATCGTCGCCGCGAACGTGTGCGCGGCGGCGCTGCTCGCCCTCGCGCTGATCGGCGCGGGTCTGCCGCTGGCCGGCTCCGTGGCGGCCGCCGCCGCGATCGGCGGCGTCGGCGTCGCCTTCACCGCGATCGCCGCGGTCACCGCCCAGCTCTCCGTCACCTCCCGGGGCGCCAACGCGCTCGCCGCCGCCACCGTCGGGCTCTCCTTCGTGCTGCGCGCCGCCGGTGACGTCCTCGGCCAACAGAGCGCCGACGGCACCCGTGTGCAGAGCGCCTGGCCCTCGTGGATCTCCCCGCTCGGCTGGGGCAACCAGGTGCGGGCCTTCGGCGGGGAACGCTGGTGGGTCCTCGCCCTGCCCGTCGCGCTGCTGCTCGCCGGAGTGGCCGTGGCGTACGCCCTCGCGGAGCGCCGCGACCAGGGCGCCGGGCTGATCGCGCCCCGACGCGGACCGGCGAACGGCGCGCCACGACTGCTCAGCCCCGCCGGGCTGGCCTGGCGCATGCAGCGCGGCACCCTGCTCGGCTGGGCGGTCGGCGTCGCCGTCCTCGGCTTCTCCATGGGCATCGCGGGCGACGAGTTCAACGCGATGATCGACCAGAACCCGGCAGCCGCCGAGGCGATCAGCGCGATGGGCGGCGGGTCCGTTCTCGTCGACGCGTACCTGGCCGCGATGCTCGGGCTCTTCGCCCTGACCATCGGGGCGTACGTGGTGCAGGCCCTCCTTCGGGTACGCGGCGACGAGGCTGACGGGGTGCTCGAAGCCGCCCTCGCCACCGCGGTCAGCCGTACCCGCTGGCTCGGCACCCAGGTGCTCGCCGCGACCCTCGGCGCTGTCGCGCTGCTGCTGCTCGCCGGCCTGACCACCGGCCTCGGCTACGGGCTGGTCACCGGCGACCCGCTCGGCGAGGCGCTCGAGCTGGGAGGTGCCGCGCTGCTGCGGCTGCCCGCCCTGCTCGTCGTGGCCGGGGTGGTGACCACAGTGTTCGGACTCCTGCCCCGCTGGTCGGTCGTGCTGTCCTGGACGATCTTGCTGGTCTTCCTGCTGCTCGGGCAACTCGGTGCGGTGCTGAAGCTGCCCCAGGCCGCGCTCGACCTCTCGCCGTACACCCATGTGCCGTCCGTGCCCGCCGTCGACCCGGCGGCGCTGCCCCTGGTGGTGCTGACGGCGGTCGCCGCGGCGCTCCTCGCCGTCGGAGTGACGGCCTTCCGCGCGCGTGACGTGCCGAGCTGA
- the mptB gene encoding polyprenol phosphomannose-dependent alpha 1,6 mannosyltransferase MptB: MRTLPTVVAYRLLGGVGATLLSGAGLAAGALPVGAHPAWWSALRQLAGPGLLCGYAGLTLLVAAWWWAGRHRHAPDEVVDRRSAALTLACWAGPLLVAPPLFSRDAYSYLAQGAMVLADIDVYRHGVARLGGALAVEVPQMWQQTPAPYGPVFLAVAAAISGVTGGELVLGVLGLRLVAVAGVALLVAYLPRLARHCGVDPSAALWLGVLNPLVPLHLIAGAHNEAVMLGLLVAGLSLAFEHRYGAATVLVTLAALVKVPAVVALLVVVSLAARHRGLPTSVARTAGVAVGTAAAVTWATGIGYGWVGALGTPVYRHSWSVSSALGRVAVRAAGRSGLHLGDAPMRFCLALGVVAALAVAVAAWWHRRRLGPAYALGLVLLAAALLGPATRPWYALWGLVLVAAAAHGRARPVAASGAVVLAFVALPSGFGPDAGQAMLAAAGVLVGLLAVGSLRLLVPPVALRVAR, encoded by the coding sequence GTGCGCACACTGCCGACCGTCGTCGCGTACCGGCTGCTCGGGGGCGTCGGTGCCACGCTGCTGTCCGGCGCCGGCCTGGCCGCCGGGGCGCTGCCCGTCGGCGCGCACCCGGCCTGGTGGAGCGCGCTGCGGCAGCTCGCGGGGCCGGGGCTGCTCTGCGGGTACGCCGGCCTGACCCTCCTCGTCGCCGCCTGGTGGTGGGCGGGGCGGCACCGGCACGCACCCGACGAGGTCGTCGATCGCCGGTCTGCCGCGCTCACCCTGGCCTGCTGGGCGGGACCGCTGCTGGTGGCGCCGCCGCTGTTCAGCCGGGACGCGTACAGCTATCTGGCGCAGGGCGCGATGGTCCTCGCCGACATCGACGTGTACCGGCACGGCGTGGCCCGGTTGGGCGGCGCGTTGGCGGTGGAGGTGCCGCAGATGTGGCAGCAGACCCCCGCGCCGTACGGGCCGGTGTTCCTCGCGGTGGCGGCCGCGATCAGTGGTGTGACGGGCGGTGAGCTGGTGCTGGGTGTGCTCGGCCTGCGCCTGGTCGCGGTGGCCGGGGTGGCGCTGCTGGTGGCGTACCTGCCCCGGCTGGCCCGGCACTGTGGCGTCGACCCGTCGGCTGCGCTCTGGCTGGGCGTGCTCAACCCTCTCGTACCGCTGCATCTCATCGCCGGGGCGCACAACGAGGCGGTGATGCTGGGGTTGCTGGTGGCCGGGCTCAGCCTCGCCTTCGAGCACCGCTACGGCGCGGCGACCGTGCTGGTCACCCTCGCCGCGCTGGTCAAGGTGCCGGCAGTGGTCGCGCTGCTGGTGGTCGTGTCGCTCGCCGCGCGGCACCGCGGGCTTCCGACCTCGGTGGCGCGCACGGCCGGGGTCGCGGTGGGCACCGCCGCCGCTGTCACCTGGGCCACCGGCATCGGGTACGGGTGGGTCGGCGCGCTCGGCACTCCGGTGTACCGGCACAGCTGGTCGGTGTCCAGCGCGCTCGGTCGGGTGGCGGTGCGGGCGGCCGGACGGTCCGGTCTGCACCTGGGCGACGCCCCGATGCGGTTTTGCCTGGCGCTGGGGGTGGTCGCCGCACTGGCGGTGGCGGTCGCCGCGTGGTGGCATCGGCGGCGACTCGGCCCGGCGTACGCGCTGGGGCTGGTGCTGCTGGCGGCGGCGCTGCTCGGCCCGGCTACCCGGCCCTGGTACGCGCTCTGGGGTCTGGTCCTGGTCGCGGCGGCGGCGCACGGGCGGGCCCGGCCGGTGGCGGCGTCGGGGGCGGTGGTGCTCGCGTTCGTGGCGCTGCCCAGTGGATTCGGACCGGACGCGGGGCAGGCGATGCTGGCCGCCGCCGGGGTGCTGGTCGGGCTGCTCGCGGTCGGTTCACTGCGCCTGCTGGTGCCACCGGTCGCCCTGCGGGTGGCGCGATGA
- a CDS encoding glycosyltransferase 87 family protein — protein sequence MSVNRRRAATVAGLAAVLTVVIAVLPGHRGWFDVGVYHGAVGHWARGGDLYEWTTGNGYGFTYPPFAAATMLPMAALAWYPTIVANLLLTALAVAFLLHLLVDPLARRHGWSRWYALALSCCLLAGLNQVRDTVSFGQVNLVLVALVYLDLWLVERGSRLAGVGTGLAAAVKLTPAVYIGYLLVTGRWRAATTAIGTVVAATTVTAALAPDATRTFFTEALWDTDRVGRLAYVSNQSLLGVVARLDPTHPERRLWVALVAVVLVVWATRARRAVRVGDERAGFALTGVVACLVSPVTWVHHLVWLVPGLVVLAASTLPWPPADPSARRRARAGVAGYVVLCSGLVWVFANGSTGPLGFLGANAYVWVSIGMLVLLPVGRADPGKDHPRSTEHCGAVEVPCRSQCSATSPPRAESLPAAGVRDDSR from the coding sequence ATGAGTGTCAACCGGCGTCGGGCGGCCACGGTGGCGGGGCTGGCCGCCGTCCTCACTGTGGTGATCGCGGTGCTCCCCGGTCACCGGGGATGGTTCGACGTCGGCGTCTACCACGGCGCGGTCGGGCACTGGGCGCGCGGCGGTGACCTGTACGAGTGGACCACCGGCAACGGTTACGGCTTCACCTACCCGCCGTTCGCCGCCGCGACCATGCTGCCGATGGCCGCGCTGGCCTGGTACCCGACGATCGTGGCGAACCTGCTGCTCACCGCCCTGGCCGTCGCGTTCCTGCTGCACCTGCTCGTGGACCCGTTGGCGCGGCGGCACGGGTGGAGCCGCTGGTACGCGCTCGCGCTGTCGTGCTGCCTGCTGGCCGGTCTGAACCAGGTGCGGGACACGGTCAGCTTCGGGCAGGTCAACCTGGTGCTGGTGGCGCTGGTCTACCTGGACCTGTGGTTGGTGGAGCGGGGCAGTCGGCTGGCCGGCGTCGGGACCGGGCTGGCCGCCGCGGTCAAGCTCACCCCGGCGGTCTACATCGGTTATCTGCTGGTCACCGGGCGCTGGCGGGCCGCCACCACGGCCATCGGCACCGTCGTCGCCGCCACCACCGTCACGGCGGCGCTCGCGCCCGACGCCACCCGCACGTTCTTCACCGAGGCGCTGTGGGACACCGACCGGGTGGGCCGGTTGGCGTACGTGTCGAACCAGTCCCTGCTCGGCGTGGTCGCCCGGCTCGACCCGACGCACCCGGAACGGCGGCTGTGGGTGGCGCTGGTCGCCGTCGTGCTGGTGGTGTGGGCGACGCGGGCACGCCGCGCGGTGCGCGTCGGCGACGAACGGGCCGGCTTCGCCTTGACCGGTGTCGTCGCGTGCCTGGTCAGCCCGGTCACCTGGGTCCACCACCTGGTGTGGCTGGTGCCGGGGTTGGTGGTGCTCGCGGCGTCCACGCTGCCGTGGCCGCCGGCCGACCCGAGCGCCCGCCGTCGGGCACGTGCGGGCGTCGCCGGGTACGTCGTGCTCTGTAGCGGGCTGGTCTGGGTCTTCGCCAACGGGTCGACCGGGCCGCTGGGGTTCCTCGGCGCCAACGCGTACGTCTGGGTCAGCATCGGGATGCTCGTGCTCCTTCCGGTCGGACGTGCCGACCCGGGGAAGGATCATCCTCGGTCGACCGAGCATTGCGGAGCAGTTGAGGTGCCCTGCCGCTCACAGTGCTCGGCGACCTCGCCGCCGCGCGCTGAGTCGCTGCCGGCTGCAGGGGTCCGCGACGACTCACGGTGA